The Cellulomonas oligotrophica sequence TCCTCCGGGCGTGTGCCGAGCACGGCCTGCTCGTCGGGGCGCGTCGGCAGGATGTCCTGCACGTAGCTGTGCGCGACCTCGACCATCGGCACGTCGCGGTGCTGCTGCTGCGACATGAACCACCGGTGGTCGAGCAGCTCGTGGTAGACCTGCGCCGGCTCGAGCTTGCGGCGCAGGTCCCGGGGCACCGAGCGCACCGCGGGCTCGAAGACGTCGGTCAGCCAGTCGTGCGCGACGAAGGCCTCGTCCTCGGCCTGCCGGTCCGTGGTGGCCCGGAACTCGTCGAGGTCGTTGAGCAGGCGGCGTGCCTGGTTCTCGCCCACGTCCAGGCCCGTCAGGCGCATGAGCCGGCGGGAGTGGTGCCCGGCGTCGACGACCTTCGGCTGGATGCGCACGGTCGTGCCGTCGAGGTCGGTGAGGATGTCGAGCTCGCCCACGTCGAAGCCCAGGTCGTTGAGCCGGTCGATGCGGGCCTGCACGCGCCACCGCTCGCCGAACCCGAAGGACTCCGTCTCGGTCAGGGCCCGCCAGAGCTCGCCGTACCGCGCCGCGAGGGCGTCACCGATGGCGACGGCGTCCTCGTCCTCGTCGAGGAACTCCCCGGCCTGCAGGTCCATGAGCTCGCCGATGATGTTGACCCGGGCGACCTCGAGGTCGTACGAGCGCTGCCCGTCGGTCAGCCGGTCGTGCAGGTCACCCGTCTCGGCGTCGACGAGGTAGGCGGCGAACGTCTCCGCGTCGCGGCGGAACAGCGTGTTCGACAGCGACACGTCGCCCCAGTAGAAGCCGGCCAGGTGCAGCCGCACCAGCAGGACCGCGAGGGCGTCGATGAGGCGGGTCGCGGTGTCGGGCCGCAGCGACTGGCTGAACAGGGCGCGGTACGGCAGCGAGAACTGCAGGTGCTGCGTGATGAGCACCGCCTCGAGGGGCTCGCCCTCGGGGGACCGGCGCCCGGTGATCACGCCGACCGGCTCGACGCTGGGCACCTCGAGCTTGCGCAGCTGGCGCAGCAGCTCGTACTCGCGGTACGCGACGGTCTCGCCGATCTCCTTGATGGCCACGACCCGCCCCGACATGCGGGCGAACCGCACCACGTGCCGCGAGATGCCCCGCGGCAGCGCCGCGAGCGTCTCGGCCGGCCAGTCCTCCAGCGGCACGTGCCACGGGAGGTCGAGGAGCGCCGGGTCGGGGTTGGCCGCCGTGATCTGGAGGCGCTGTGCCGTGCCGCTCATGCGTCGATCCTCTCAGGTCGGCCGTAGGACCTGCGCGCCGGGCCCGCAGCGGACCCGCCGTGCAGGTCAGGCGTGCAG is a genomic window containing:
- a CDS encoding DUF4032 domain-containing protein, whose protein sequence is MSGTAQRLQITAANPDPALLDLPWHVPLEDWPAETLAALPRGISRHVVRFARMSGRVVAIKEIGETVAYREYELLRQLRKLEVPSVEPVGVITGRRSPEGEPLEAVLITQHLQFSLPYRALFSQSLRPDTATRLIDALAVLLVRLHLAGFYWGDVSLSNTLFRRDAETFAAYLVDAETGDLHDRLTDGQRSYDLEVARVNIIGELMDLQAGEFLDEDEDAVAIGDALAARYGELWRALTETESFGFGERWRVQARIDRLNDLGFDVGELDILTDLDGTTVRIQPKVVDAGHHSRRLMRLTGLDVGENQARRLLNDLDEFRATTDRQAEDEAFVAHDWLTDVFEPAVRSVPRDLRRKLEPAQVYHELLDHRWFMSQQQHRDVPMVEVAHSYVQDILPTRPDEQAVLGTRPEDLRDDDGYDPDQLIG